A part of Cryptococcus gattii WM276 chromosome G, complete sequence genomic DNA contains:
- a CDS encoding GDP-mannose transporter, putative (Similar to TIGR gene model, INSD accession AAW44567.1), which produces MASYTPSSSRPHTPLGLSPRGSYTNLASAAYDASSPGGHGAKDEKERLRAEREVQEALLKEQDGVEKAKKEEAGMPSSTVVLPILSYCVASIMMTVVNKFVVSGRQFTMTFLLLAIQSFVCVACVWFAKRIGVINFRDWDLNDAKAWFPVSSLLVAVIYTGSKSLQFLSIPVYTIFKNLTIILIAYGEVIWFGGHVTPLTLCSFFLMVGSSVIAAWADISTTLARLSAGVAVVDPISGADVPLSSSRVMDTMNMGYLWMFVNCLASAGYVLFMRKRIKVTGFKDWDSMFYNNLLSIPVLFVFSLIIEDWGAASFSRNFPEEGRTFLLSAIAFSGAAAVFISYSTAWCVRICGATTYSLVGALNKLPVAASGILFFGDPMNFGNVSAILVGGVSGIVYAVAKTNQAKVEKAKQAKGGDSKA; this is translated from the exons ATGGCCTCCTACaccccctcctcctctcgCCCGCATACCCCTCTGGGCCTCTCTCCTAGAGGCTCGTACACTAACCTGGCCTCGGCTGCGTACGACGCGTCTTCCCCAGGAGGGCATGGTGCGAAGGACGAGAAGGAGAGACTGAGGGCAGAACGCGAAGTACAAGAAGCGTTGCTGAAAGAACAGGATGGTGTGGAGAAGGCCAAGAAAGAGGAGGCAGGCATGCCTTCGAGCACAGTTG TGCTCCCCATCCTGAGTTACTGTGTTGCATCTATTATGATGACTGTTGTAAACAAGTTTGTGGTGTCTGGTCGACAGTTTACAATGACATTTTTAC TCCTTGCTATCCAATCGTTTGTCTGTGTCGCATGTGTATGGTTCGCCAAGCGTATAGGCGTCATCAACT TCCGTGACTGGGACCTGAACGATGCCAAAGCGTGGTTCCCCGTGTCGTCTCTTCTCGTCGCCGTCATTTACACTGGCTCAAAATCGCTTCAATTCCTGTCCATTCCCGTTTATAC AATTTTCAAGAACCTTACTATCATCCTCATCGCCTATGGCGAAGTCATCTGGTTTGGCGGGCACGTCACTCCTCTCACTCTTTGTTCATTCTTCCTCATGGTCGGGTCATCCGTTATCGCTGCATGGGCTGACATTTCCACCACCCTCGCGAGGTTGTCAGCCGGTGTCGCCGTTGTGGATCCCATCTCTGGTGCAGACGTTCCCCTCTCAAGCAGCAGAGTGATGGATACGATGAACATGGGTTACTTGTGGATGTTTGTCAACTGCTTGGCTTCGGCCGGCTATGTTCTCTTTATGAGGAAACGTATCAAGGTGACTGGATTCAAAGATTGGGATTCAATGTTTTACAACAACTTGCTTTCTATCCCTGTTTTGTTTGTCTTTTCCCTCATCATCGAAGACTGGGGAGctgcctctttctcccGCAATTT CCCCGAAGAAGGCCGAacctttcttctttccgcTATCGCCTTTTCCGGCGCCGCCGCCGTCTTCATCTCCTACTCTACCGCATGGTGTGTCCGTATCTGCGGCGCGACGACATACTCCCTCGTCGGTGCACTGAACAAGCTGCCCGTCGCGGCGAGCGGCATCTTGTTCTTTGGGGACCCCATGAATTTCGGGAACGTGAGCGCTATCTTAGTTGGGGGCGTGAGTGGGATTGTTTATGCGGTGGCCAAGACGAATCAGGCAAAGGTGGAGAAGGCGAAGCAGGCGAAAGGCGGGGATAGTAAGGCTTAA
- a CDS encoding Aconitate hydratase, putative (Similar to TIGR gene model, INSD accession AAW44565.1) encodes MLRLIRTLQPLQRRGLATINSRIQGSPLEPSTFIDYEKVSQQIAQVRKRHGKPLTFAEKILYGHLEDPNAQELKRGTSQLRLRPKRVALHDANAQMALLQYMTTGIPSVRVPTSVHTDHLITAREGAGPDMDRAIAANKEVYDFLQTACAKYGIAFWKPGAGILHQVIFEQYAYPGGLMIGSDSHTPNAAGLGMLGIGVGGMEAVDVMAGLAYEVKHPNIIGVNLTGKLGPWSTTKDIILKLASILTVRGGTGSIIEYFGSGAESLSATGMGTIGNMGAEVGATCSVFPFNQGMADYLELTGRSTIARAAESYRDDLKADENAVYDRLIDINLSELEPHINGPFTPDLSWPISGMCEAVKNTHWPTDISAALIGSCTNSSYEDLSRAASIAKQATQAGLKAKTEFFISPGSEEIRSTVSRDGVLEELQKAGGMVLANACGACVGQWERPSMKKGTKNTIVSSFNRNFVGRQDGNPGTHSFVASPELVTAMAFAGDLNFNPIKDNIQLSDGTHFRFSPPQGPPLPEKGYERTLQFYEEPLVDGSSVDLAVDPNSNRIQLIKPFEAWDGKDEQDLTMLIKVRGKCTTDHISAAGPWYKYRGHLQNISQNLLIGAINDENGKANSIRNVDTGEFGTVPSTAEYYRDSNRKWAIVAGDNYGEGSSREAAALSPRYMGGFAVIARSMARIHETNLKKQGLLPLFFRDPTDYDKITPGAQLKLSNLQALAPGSIVYLTYTNAGQEPIQIELFHSLTDRQITWFKAGSALNTLRHKV; translated from the exons ATGTTGCGACTCATACGAACTCTTCAGCCATTACAGCGGCGAGGGCTGGCCACTATCAACTCGAGGATTCAAGGCAGTCCGCTCGAGCCTAGCACGTTCATTGACTATGAGAAAGTATCGCAGCAGATTGCACAAGTGCGGAAGAG GCATGGAAAGCCTCTAACATTCGCCGAAAAAATCCTATATGGACATCTCGAAGATCCAAATGCGCAAGAGCTTAAGCGTGGCACCTCGCAGCTCAGACTGAGACCAAAG CGAGTGGCTCTTCATG ATGCCAATGCTCAAATGGCTTTGCTGCAG TACATGACCACTGGTATTCCCAGCGTCCGTGTGCCTACATCTGTTCACACCGACCATCTGATCACTGCTCGAGAAGGAGCCGGGCCTGACATGGACCGTGCCATCGCGGCGAACAAGGAGGTGTATGATTTTTTGCAAACAGCTTGTGCCAAA TACGGGATTGCGTTCTGGAAGCCTGGAGCCGGCATCCTTCATCAAGTGATTTTCGAGCAATACGCTTACCCGGGAGGTCTCATGATCGGCTCCGATTCCCACACTCCCAACGCAGCAGGGCTTGGCATGTTAGGTATCGGTGTAGGCGGTATGGAGGCAGTCGACGTGATGGCTGGTTTGGCGTACGAGGTGAAGCACCCCAATATCATTGGCGTCAATCTCACTGGCAAGCTGGGACCGTGGTCAACAACGAAAGACATCATTCTAAAGTTGGCATCCATCTTGACAGTCCGCGGTGGCACGGGCTCGATCATCGAGTATTTTGGGTCCGGTGCTGAGAGTCTTTCGGCTACAGGTATGGGCACCATCGGAAACATGGGCGCGGAAGTTGGAGCTACGTGCAGCGTCTTCCCTTTCAACCAAGGAATGGCCGACTATCTGGAGTTGACTGGACGGTCTACAATTGCGAGAGCAGCAGAGAGCTACAGGGACGACTTGAAGGCAGATGAGAATGCAGTATATGACAGATTAATTGATATT AATCTGTCCGAACTGGAACCCCACATCAATGGTCCTTTCACTCCTGATCTCTCCTGGCCAATTTCTGGCATGTGTGAAGCCGTTAAGAATACCCACTGGCCAACAGACATCAGTGCAGCTCTCATCGGATCCTGCACCAATTCATCTTACGAAGATTTATCCCGAGCCGCCTCTATTGCTAAGCAGGCTACACAGGCGGGCCTTAAAGCGAAAACCGAATTTTTCATAAGTCCAGGCTCTGAGGAAATTCGATCGACCGTCTCAAGAGATGGAGTTTTGGAGGAGCTGCAGAAGGCCGGGGGAATGGTCTTAGCGAACGCGTGCGGGGCCTGTGTTGGTCAGTGGGAGAGGccatcgatgaagaagggcaCGAAGAACACGA TTGTCTCTTCATTCAACCGCAATTTTGTCGGTCGGCAGGATGGCAATCCCGGAACACATTCTTTTGTTGCTAGTCCAGAG CTCGTAACCGCAATGGCGTTCGCAGGAGATTTGAATTTCAACCCTATCAAGGATAACATTCAGCTATCCGACGGCACTCACTTCCGtttctctcctcctcaagGACCTCCTCTCCCCGAGAAGGGTTACGAGCGCACTTTGCAATTCTATGAGGAGCCGCTCGTGGACGGATCGAGCGTTGATCTGGCGGTAGATCCAAATTCTAACAGGATTCAGCTCATTAAGCCATTCGAGGCATGGGATGGAAAGGATGAACAAGATTTGACCATGTTGATTAAAGTGAGGGGCAAGTGCA CAACGGACCATATTTCTGCTGCTGGGCCTTGGTACAAATATAGAGGGCATCTACAGAACATCTCTC AAAATCTTTTGATCGGCGCAATCAATGATGAGAAT GGCAAAGCCAACTCTATACGAAACGTAGATACCGGAGAATTTGGAACTGTCCCCTCTACCGCCGA ATACTATCGTGACTCTAACCGGAAGTGGGCTATCGTGGCGGGCGATAATTATGGAGAGGGATCATCTCGTGAAGCTGCCGCTTTATCGCCTCGGTATATGGGCGGCTTTGCTGTCATTGCTCGCTCAATGGCTCGTATACACGAGACA AATTTAAAAAAGCAAGGTCTCTTGCCCCTTTTCTTCCGTGACCCGACTGATTATGACAAGATTACGCCAGGAGCGCAG CTCAAACTGTCTAACCTGCAAGCCTTGGCCCCCGGAAGCATTGTTTACCTCACCTACACCAACGCAGGACAAGAACCCATTCAGATTGAACTGTTTCACTCTTTAACTGACCGTCAGATCACATG GTTCAAGGCTGGTTCAGCTCTGAATACCCTTCGTCACAAAGTCTGA
- a CDS encoding Tricarboxylate transport protein (ctp), putative (Similar to TIGR gene model, INSD accession AAW44563.1): MSNSKQYPSALPLLAGASAGMSESFITYPTEYVKTMSQLGSSGHNTMTQISPSAVIKDTLARRGITGFYRGCGPVIAGNALKAGTRFFTYESIRDLLRGSDGKLSTASNVLAGVGAGCVESIVAVTPSEAIKTRLIESQRAGVLAEGGSIAIVGSMIRTESITSLYRGLVPTMMKQSANSAVRFTSYQAMKDYAMRRNGGQQPGNTTIMAIGAAAGVITVYATMPFDVVKTRMQQSSVRYKSTLDCLVQSLKNDGVLVFWRGASPRVARLVMSGTVTFVIYENVLKGLQALF, encoded by the exons atgaGCAACAGTAAGCAGTATCCGTCGGCCTTGCCTCTCCTGGCTGGTGCCAGTGCTGGTATGTCAGAGTCCTTCATCACCTAT CCTACTGAGTATGTGAAGACGATGAGCCAGTTAGGCAGCAGTGGACACAATACTATGACCCAAATATCTCCTTCTGCTGTTATAAAAGACACCCTCGCCCGACGCGGCATCACAGGGTTCTATCGAGGATGTGGCCCCGTTATTGCTGGGAATGCCCTCAAGGCAGGCACTAGGTTCTTCACTTATGAATCTATTCGAGATTTGTTGAGGGGATCGGATGGAAAGTTGAGTACAGCAAGCAACGTTTTGGCTGGGGTTGGGGCTGGGTGTGTAGAGAGTATTGTGGCAGTAACGCCCTCTGAAGCAATCAA GACCCGTTTGATCGAATCACAAAGAGCAGGTGTACTGGCCGAAGGGGGATCTATCGCAATCGTTGGAAGCATGATCCGTACTGAAAGCATCACAAGTCTCTACCGAGGTTTGGTTCCCACT atgatgaagcaaagTGCCAACTCGGCAGTGCGATTTACATCTTACCAAGCCATGAAAGATTACGCgatgaggaggaatggAGGTCAGCAGCCAGGTAATACGACTATCATGGCCATTGGTGCAGCGGCCGGTGTTATCACAGTTT ATGCTACAATGCCTTTCGA CGTTGTAAAGACTCGAATGCAGCAATCGTCAGTCAGGTACAAATCGACACTAGATTGTCTCGTTCAATCGCTCAAGAACGATGGTGTACTCGTATTCTGGAGAGGAGCGTCCCCCCGAGTTGCTCGACTGGTCATGTCCGGTACTGTGACGTTTGTTATCTACGAGAATGTGCTCAAGGGTCTTCAAGCTCTGTTTTAG
- a CDS encoding uncharacterized protein (Similar to TIGR gene model, INSD accession AAW44561.1) — MASSKNILSRLAPYGACDVADALAKLKHPAGGFLSGLKLRGPDQNTKIIGRAHTILFRANSVAPQKKGFKGHYIDSVTPGSVLFMSAPAHLPNAIYGGLMSMRAKTLGAVGTIVDGRLRDLAEHRHMKYPVFSRDVGITAGQEVCYSSEINVPVPLRSTHQPDVWINPGDIIVGDENGVACIPQELEDEVADLIPLLAERDRLSKEDLMAGMKAEDVFRNRRGTSSTKMH, encoded by the exons ATGGCTTCTTCAAAGAACATATTGTCGAGACTGGCACCATATGGTGCATGTGAT GTTGCAGACGCACTTGCTAAGCTCAAGCACCCCGCAGGCGGTTTTCTCTCCGGCTTGAAGCTTCGAGGCCCGGACCAAAATACGAAGATTATTGGTCGAGCCCATACCATCCTCTTCCGTGCCAACTCGGTGGCACCACAGAAGAAAGGATTTAAGGGGCATTAC ATCGACAGCGTCACCCCAGGCTCTGTCCTCTTCATGTCCGCACCTGCCCATTTACCCAATGCTATCTACGGCGGTCTCATGTCAATGAGGGCGAAGACACTCGGTGCTGTGGGTACGATCGTTGATGGTCGTCTGAGAGACCTTGCCGAGCATCGCCACATGAAGTACCCAGTCTTTTCTCGAGACGTCGGTATCACGGCTGGCCAGGAGGTCTGTTATTCATCCGAGATCAATGTCCCAGTGCCCTTGCGATCCACTCACCAACCTGATGTTTGGATTAACCCGGGTGACATCATTGTTGGCGATGAAAATGGTGTTGCGTGTATTCCCCAGGAgttggaagatgaagttGCAGATTTGATACCTTTGCTCGCTGAGAGGGACAGGCTTTCAAAGGAGGATTTGATGGCTGGTATGAAGGCGGAGGATGTTTTCCGCAACCGCCGTGGCACGTCCTCTACCAAAATGCACTAG
- a CDS encoding uncharacterized protein (Similar to TIGR gene model, INSD accession AAW44555.1), translating to MPSLASTASTRTEQPCPPGSWDVHHHIFDLDKFPLAPTRHFTPSSAPLHSFEAFQHSMGIDHACIAHGLSFGTDPSSLLYYLKYFNGTGRAYACIDIEKTTDEQIHSMKDQGVIGIRIDYHLHKAQHDMEQQIRCMKRYADRIAPFGWGLQIYHPHPEYYDSLAPIIAALPLTVVVDHFGGLKTASLLEFQGIDTSSFDVAKQPGLKALCNLLKERKLWIKLSAPYRCSEDPTFQDMKPLVRALVDANPDRVLYGSDWPHTQPFHRRPKGLKGEDVEEFLDFDDKAWVNQLKTWLSDDEWNKLMVKNPQVFTGYEGKD from the exons ATGCCCTCTCTCGCTTCTACAGCTTCTACCAGGACTGAACAACCTTGTCCTCCGGGGAGTTGGGATGTTCATCACCATATATTCGACCTCGACAAGTTTCCGTTGGCCCCGACTCGTCACTTCACTCCTTCTTCAGCACCCCTTCATTCTTTCGAGGCTTTCCAGCACTCTATGGGTATTGACCATGCCTGCATTGCGCATGGTCTATCATTCGGAACCGATCCCAGTTCCCTGCTTTACTATCTCAAGTATTTCAATGGGACTGGACGAGCATACGCCTGCATCGATATCGAGAAAACGACGGATGAGCAGATACATTCAATGAAAGATCAG GGGGTGATTGGTATCCGTATTGATTATCACCTCCACAAAGCCCAGCATGACATGGAACAGCAAATCCGATGCATGAAACGCTATGCCGACCGTATCGCACCTTTCGGCTGGGGTCTTCAGATTTACCACCCTCATCCCGAATATTATGATTCCCTTGCTCCCATAATTGCCGCTCTCCCCTTGACCGTGGTCGTTGACCACTTTGGCGGACTAAAAACGGCGTCTTTACTCGAGTTCCAAGGTATTGACACCTCATCTTTTGACGTCGCCAAACAGCCTGGGTTGAAAGCACTCTGTAACCTGTTGAAAGAAAGAAAGCTTTGGATAAAGCTATCGGCTCCTTACCGTTGTTCCGAGGACCCAACGTTCCAGGACATGAAGCCCCTCGTACGAGCTCTTGTTGATGCGAATCCTGATCGAGTGCTGTACGGCTCCGATTGGCCGCACACTCAGCCTTTCCACAGGCGTCCTAAGGGGTTGAAGGGTGAGGACGTGGAGGAATTCTTGGATTTTGATGATAAGGCATGGGTGAACCAATTGAAAACTTGGCTTAGTGACGATGAATGGAACAAGTTGATGGTCAAGAATCCGCAAGTTTTCACTGGATATGAGGGCAAGGATTAG
- a CDS encoding Hypothetical protein (Similar to TIGR gene model, INSD accession AAW44553.1; CNG01550), producing MPHASSSGSNAMRGKSSPPRTAEGSEERKHKRKRAAYSCTECTKAKAKCDRQQPCARCVSRRVPNICHYLVNGYEDPIELSKDVQNRLIRIESLLLQSLPSRSRPLEGRSLPKSLVESTPSSVPLIPIDRPKRTGYVTRGRYYGPSAMAYVGDDSAIDIMRALDVPDPETPEVGDGEDKRPPRALVDILHELPQRTRCDELIQLYFDNINLTRYPLRRGPFMQTYEALWQGLGTFSLDTWVIHRLPLVFIILAISALSAPLATLHIDFTLPASQANEKRLAKASELYQASRRASAYSDSLASGRGDIILVMSDLLTVRYLILTRRAPDALPALGTAVFRAQALEPPLNLDSENIVQPMSILTLNTFLICRHSLAHIMSRIAEEAYQLGEPSYDVIDSIEDALQDWASNLPSGLRLKSYGQSDDDNVDASIHPALIIHRHFASTEFNFARISLHRPYLARPDPDNQYARSREACLQAAMDDLWARTKFTVPGMDNLSTGSYRVTNSLIILGLSLLSNPSPDTLRMIHQCLSDFMTARKGNSNLLDEVKIKEIAMMEMLRSKTGQGLSRANSRAPSPHAHVHANAALSSTLTADEGQSQATLPATEPNASNLAPISDPSVQSMFDQFWGLQPALDLYGGGPFGTYRGDYGEISWDNFSTLIENVGGDAGGWQLPTDQATAFHPPLP from the exons ATGCCGCACGCATCGTCTTCAGGATCGAATGCCATGAGAGGAAAATCATCACCTCCGCGAACAGCTGAAGGATCAGAGGAACGTAAACACAAACGAAAAAGGGCGGCATACAGCTGCACAGAATGCACAAAGGCGAAAGCAAAG TGTGATCGACAGCAGCCCTGCGCAAGATGTGTTTCGCGAAGAGTGCCGAACATTTGCCATTATTTGGTCAATGG GTATGAGGACCCTATAGAATTGTCCAAAGATGTTCAAAATCGTCTCATACGTATCGAATCACTCCTCCTGCAATCATTGCCATCCCGTTCTCGTCCTTTGGAGGGAAGAAGTCTCCCAAAGTCTCTTGTGGAATCGACGCCATCTTCTGTGCCGTTAATACCTATAGATCGTCCAAAGAGAACGGGTTATGTCACCCGCGGAAGATACTATGGCCCATCAGCTATGGCGTACGTTGGGGACGACTCGGCCATAGACATTATGCGAGCTTTGGAT GTGCCGGATCCAGAAACCCCGGAAGTAGGAGATGGCGAAGACAAGCGTCCACCTCGAGCGTTGGTAGATATTCTGCACGAACTGCCTCAGAGGACACGGTGTGATGAATTGATACAGCTATACTTTGACAACATCAA CCTAACACGCTATCCACTTCGCCGTGGACCTTTTATGCAGACATATGAAGCACTCTGGCAAGGCCTAGGAACATTCTCGCTTGACACTTGGGTTATTCATCGACTGCCCCTTGTTTTTATCATTCTTGCAATTTCAGCTCTTTCCGCGCCTCTTGCAACACTCCACATCGACTTCACTTTGCCCGCATCTCAAGCGAACGAAAAACGCCTTGCAAAGGCTAGCGAGTTATATCAAGCTTCTCGACGAGCCTCAGCGTATTCGGACAGTCTCGCTAGCGGGCGAGGAGATATCATATTGGTCATGTCAGATCTGCTGACAGTCCGGTATCTCATCTTGACACGCCGTGCTCCTGATGCCCTACCAGCTCTGGGAACAGCAGTCTTCAGGGCGCAGGCCCTAG AACCTCCTCTCAATCTCGACAGCGAAAACATCGTCCAGCCCATGTCAATTCTGACTTTGAATACTTTCCTCATCTGCCGCCATTCGCTTGCTCACATAATGAGTCGTATCGCCGAAGAGGCTTATCAGCTTGGGGAACCTTCTTATGATGTAATTGACAGCATTGAAGATGCCTTGCAGGACTGGGCCTCTAATCTTCCCTCTGGCTTGCGACTCAAATCATATGGTCAaagtgatgatgataaCGTTGACGCAAGTATCCATCCCGCCTTGATCATTCATCGTCATTTCGCTTCAACAGAATTCAACTTTGCCAGAATTAGTCTGCATCGCCCCTATCTTGCTCGCCCTGATCCTGACAACCAATACGCCCGAAGTCGAGAGGCTTGTCTGCAGGCCGCAATGGATGACCTGTGGGCTCGGACCAAGTTCACAGTACCGGGTATGGATAATTTGAGTACGGGTTCGTACCGTGTGACGAATTCCTTGATCATTCTAGG CCTTTCATTGTTATCGAACCCGAGTCCGGATACCCTGCGAATGATCCACCAATGTCTATCAGACTTCATGACTGCCAGGAAAGGCAATAGCAATTTGTTAGACGAGGTCAAAATCAAAGAGATTGCAATGATGGAAATGCTCCGATCAAAGACTGGTCAGGGCCTATCGCGTGCCAACAGTCGGGCACCATCTCCGCATGCCCATGTTCATGCAAACGCTGCTCTTTCGAGTACTCTGACAGCGGATGAAGGGCAGTCCCAAGCTACTTTGCCTGCCACTGAGCCCAATGCATCAAACCTGGCACCCATTTCCGATCCATCGGTGCAATCCATGTTTGATCAATTCTGGGGCCTTCAACCTGCACTTGATCTGTACGGAGGCGGTCCGTTTGGTACATATAGGGGTGATTACGGAGAAATCAGTTGGGATAATTTTAGTACGCTCATTGAGAACGTTGGAGGTGATGCGGGAGGTTGGCAACTTCCCACTGACCAGGCAACGGCATTCCATCCTCCGCTTCCGTGA